The genomic DNA AAGTCCCAAGCCCCTCGCCCCAAGTACGACTGATGAAACTTTAGCAGATTCGGGGTTTTATTGGCGAGAGCGTGGCGACGTAAAGGTGTTGGTCTGTCGGCCTCTCGAGGACGCCGGTTTTACAAACGGATTCTCGACACGTAACGGCGGGGTCTCGCCCTTTCCTGAGAACAGCCTTAACCTGTCGGGGTTCAACGACGATACTGCGGCGAATATCTATGAGAACCGCAGACGATTTCTAACAGCTTTTGACCGACAATACGAACTGGCACTAGCACTGCAGGTTCACGGCATTGATATTCGGATCGTCCGGACCGGAACCGATGCGGGAGATTCGGACAAACACGCCGACGCGGTCATCTCGGACGTCCCGCACGTCCTTGCAGGAGCGAAAACAGCCGATTGCGTGCCGGTCTTGATCGGCGATACTCGCACCCGAGCTTACGCGGCAGTCCACGCCGGTTGGCGCGGAACCGTCCAGTCGATCGTACAGGCCGCTATCGAAAAACTAGGCGAGGTTTACGGCTCACGCCCGGAGGATCTTGTGTGTGCGATCGGTCCGGCGGCCGGTTGCTCGAGCTACGAGATCGGACAGGATGTGATCGATCAGTTCGCTGAAAATTTCGCTGATAGCGAGAAATATTTCAAGCCGACTC from Acidobacteriota bacterium includes the following:
- the pgeF gene encoding peptidoglycan editing factor PgeF, with the protein product MIISETPSPKPLAPSTTDETLADSGFYWRERGDVKVLVCRPLEDAGFTNGFSTRNGGVSPFPENSLNLSGFNDDTAANIYENRRRFLTAFDRQYELALALQVHGIDIRIVRTGTDAGDSDKHADAVISDVPHVLAGAKTADCVPVLIGDTRTRAYAAVHAGWRGTVQSIVQAAIEKLGEVYGSRPEDLVCAIGPAAGCSSYEIGQDVIDQFAENFADSEKYFKPTREGHALIDLHSANRDQLIASGVTAGNIHTAPLCTMELADLFFSYRREKGDFGKTGRLLSVIGRR